One window from the genome of Puniceicoccus vermicola encodes:
- the modA gene encoding molybdate ABC transporter substrate-binding protein, which translates to MTLLRVLLLTIVSVSLVSCHRQEASSSQELTVFAAASLTDAMTEIGELFEEETDCSLVFNFAGSGALARQILAAPRADVFLSANRKWMNEVESANLLLAGSRISLLSNQLVVIQNPNANYRWGSPSVFIDQPFRYLSIGDPASVPAGRYAQQWLEGLSAGPGDTLWDLLQNRISPATDVRSALFQVRSNHDVVGIVYQTDAKAYPEAVKILFTVPIEEGPKISYPAAILGHTDHPELAREFLTFLQGDKARKVFGNLGFVVQSSPH; encoded by the coding sequence ATGACCCTCCTGAGAGTTCTTCTCCTCACGATTGTGAGCGTCTCTTTGGTTTCTTGCCACCGACAAGAAGCTTCCTCCTCACAGGAATTGACCGTTTTTGCCGCAGCCAGCCTAACCGATGCCATGACGGAGATCGGAGAGTTGTTCGAAGAAGAAACCGATTGTTCACTCGTGTTCAATTTCGCGGGTTCGGGTGCCTTGGCGCGCCAGATTCTCGCGGCTCCACGAGCCGACGTGTTCCTCAGTGCCAACCGAAAGTGGATGAACGAAGTCGAATCCGCCAATCTCCTCCTTGCTGGATCTCGCATTTCCCTCCTCTCCAATCAACTTGTCGTAATCCAGAACCCCAATGCCAACTACCGATGGGGATCGCCCTCCGTATTTATCGATCAACCCTTCCGCTACCTTTCGATTGGTGATCCGGCCTCCGTCCCGGCCGGGCGTTATGCCCAGCAATGGCTGGAAGGGCTTTCCGCCGGTCCCGGAGATACTCTGTGGGACCTGCTACAAAACCGCATTTCCCCGGCGACCGACGTGCGTTCGGCCCTATTTCAGGTTCGATCCAACCATGACGTCGTCGGGATCGTCTATCAAACCGACGCCAAAGCTTACCCGGAAGCCGTTAAGATACTTTTCACTGTCCCAATTGAAGAGGGACCGAAGATCTCCTACCCCGCCGCGATCCTCGGGCATACTGACCACCCCGAGTTGGCGCGAGAGTTTCTCACTTTCCTTCAAGGAGACAAAGCGCGTAAGGTATTCGGGAATC
- a CDS encoding hybrid sensor histidine kinase/response regulator: MNPKEKILIIEDNESIRENIRDILEYEEYEVAAAENGIAGLEMASTLRPDLILCDINMPGKDGYKVLAELRNDPGLNTTPFIFLTAHDEKSEVRKGMELGADDYLAKPFRAAELIGAVETRLEKLRKREEVSRREWNQLSDEISSMIPHELKTPLNSICTLTELLRDHWQELEAAEIQEYLDLMSESGDRLRHVAENLSLYSRLRSLRESSSEESPSNSDPEDLHLYLLPLANSIATHHHRSEDLKLNLPRGIATSQHCGLIGKAFCELIDNAFKFSKAGTHVTVTLSRDNEESLIEIVDQGEGMTPEQIRKVGAMVQFGRKKKEQQGIGLGLALAREICEHLNGTLTIHQNDDAGVSTTLRIP, translated from the coding sequence ATGAATCCGAAAGAAAAGATTCTCATCATTGAAGACAACGAAAGCATTCGGGAGAATATCCGGGACATTCTCGAATATGAAGAATACGAGGTCGCTGCCGCTGAAAACGGAATTGCAGGCTTGGAGATGGCTTCGACCCTTCGCCCCGACCTCATTTTGTGCGACATCAACATGCCTGGAAAAGATGGCTATAAGGTTCTTGCCGAACTCCGCAACGATCCGGGCCTGAACACCACACCTTTCATCTTCCTGACCGCCCATGATGAAAAGAGCGAGGTGCGCAAGGGAATGGAGCTCGGGGCCGACGATTACCTAGCCAAGCCTTTCAGGGCAGCAGAACTCATTGGCGCCGTGGAGACGCGGCTCGAAAAACTCCGCAAACGCGAGGAGGTCTCCCGCCGCGAATGGAACCAGTTGAGCGATGAGATCTCGTCCATGATCCCGCACGAGCTCAAGACTCCTCTCAATAGCATCTGCACTCTTACGGAACTCCTCCGTGACCATTGGCAAGAATTGGAGGCCGCCGAGATCCAAGAGTATCTCGACCTAATGAGCGAGAGTGGAGACCGGCTCCGCCATGTTGCGGAGAACCTCAGTCTCTACTCCCGCCTCCGGTCCCTTCGCGAAAGCTCGAGCGAAGAATCGCCTTCGAACTCCGACCCCGAAGATCTCCACCTCTACCTCCTCCCTCTGGCAAATTCGATCGCTACCCATCATCACCGTAGTGAAGACCTCAAGCTAAACCTACCGAGAGGCATCGCGACCTCCCAACACTGTGGCTTAATTGGAAAAGCCTTTTGCGAGCTGATCGACAATGCATTCAAGTTCTCAAAAGCTGGTACTCACGTGACCGTCACCCTTTCCCGGGATAACGAAGAGTCTCTCATCGAGATTGTCGATCAGGGTGAAGGGATGACTCCCGAGCAGATCCGAAAAGTCGGAGCCATGGTCCAGTTTGGCCGGAAGAAAAAGGAGCAGCAAGGCATCGGACTCGGACTAGCCCTCGCTCGGGAAATCTGTGAGCACCTGAATGGCACCTTAACGATCCACCAGAACGACGACGCCGGAGTCTCGACAACCCTACGGATCCCCTAG
- a CDS encoding ATP-binding protein — MILHKLKTLTTVLEEFATSPIPSHIFQVVADFSPALISHDFLAICLRSEKPDYFRTHVLAGNQTTEGSEFPVSGGICGSVLNGDGTQRNDRLEGVSAETFWHEAKIESTLVTPIRQGEEIIGALAFGSRTSAAFTEDDEALAQALSAAVGSSLQNSRLYQELSDERLTLRAVLQASKDAFLLVNPDNILLMANPAAAPLLSTDVDSAPGSPIEEVVASPETANLFRDRRDAAEVCFGEKRVAQATLFPVQSEYGEILGWAAVFRDVTSLKELDAIKSEFVHTVSHDLKGPIGSLMLGIELVHRGQNLTAKQKRQLARMERTMDDMKRLVENLLDLGRLEAGQEHNRHTIDLVELAKRSIENLDSENERSRVDLKIETPHTQTVGDPGQIEQVFNNLLSNSLKYSPGGGTVTITLADVDKDSTNPLASSEEQPDPSIYVFVEDQGIGIPATDIPRLFERFFRSEDTDHRNIPGTGLGLTIVKKIIDSHGGAVRVESEPGQGTMFSFRLPAA, encoded by the coding sequence ATGATTCTCCACAAGCTCAAAACCCTGACAACGGTTCTCGAGGAGTTCGCCACTTCCCCTATCCCCAGTCACATTTTTCAGGTGGTTGCTGATTTCTCCCCCGCCCTGATCTCTCATGACTTTCTGGCGATATGCCTCCGATCCGAGAAACCCGACTATTTTCGAACTCATGTTCTCGCGGGAAACCAAACCACCGAAGGATCCGAGTTCCCTGTTTCCGGAGGCATTTGTGGCTCCGTATTGAATGGTGACGGAACTCAGCGCAATGATCGCCTAGAAGGAGTTAGCGCTGAGACCTTCTGGCACGAAGCCAAAATCGAATCGACGCTGGTCACACCTATCCGGCAAGGAGAAGAGATCATAGGAGCGCTCGCCTTTGGATCACGAACTTCCGCTGCATTTACCGAGGACGATGAGGCTTTGGCCCAGGCCCTTAGCGCTGCGGTCGGGAGCTCTCTCCAAAATTCCCGGCTGTATCAGGAACTGTCTGACGAGCGACTCACCCTGCGAGCCGTTCTCCAAGCTTCGAAGGACGCGTTTCTTCTCGTAAATCCGGACAATATTCTCCTCATGGCCAATCCTGCGGCGGCCCCACTGCTCTCGACGGACGTCGATTCTGCACCGGGCTCCCCCATCGAAGAGGTCGTAGCCTCCCCCGAAACGGCCAATCTGTTTCGAGACCGGAGAGATGCGGCAGAAGTCTGTTTCGGCGAGAAACGAGTGGCCCAGGCAACTCTCTTCCCTGTCCAATCCGAATATGGCGAGATCCTCGGCTGGGCCGCGGTCTTCCGGGATGTAACCTCCCTGAAGGAGCTCGACGCGATAAAGAGTGAGTTTGTTCACACGGTCTCGCACGACCTAAAAGGCCCGATAGGTTCCCTCATGCTGGGAATCGAATTGGTGCACCGCGGACAGAATCTGACTGCCAAACAAAAACGGCAACTCGCGCGGATGGAGCGAACCATGGACGATATGAAACGGCTTGTCGAAAACCTCCTCGATCTCGGCAGATTGGAAGCTGGCCAAGAGCACAATCGACATACCATTGACCTTGTCGAGCTAGCCAAAAGATCGATCGAGAATTTGGATTCGGAAAACGAGAGATCCCGCGTAGACCTAAAGATCGAAACTCCTCACACCCAGACAGTCGGCGATCCAGGGCAAATCGAGCAGGTGTTCAACAACCTCCTGAGCAATTCCCTAAAGTATTCACCCGGAGGAGGCACCGTTACCATCACCCTCGCAGACGTTGATAAAGATTCAACCAACCCACTCGCCTCGTCAGAGGAGCAGCCCGACCCGTCGATTTATGTCTTCGTCGAAGACCAGGGCATCGGGATTCCCGCAACCGATATCCCCCGACTCTTCGAACGATTTTTCCGCTCGGAAGACACCGATCACCGCAATATTCCCGGTACGGGCTTGGGGCTCACCATCGTAAAAAAGATCATCGATTCCCATGGGGGCGCAGTTCGGGTCGAAAGTGAACCCGGACAAGGAACGATGTTCTCGTTCAGGCTACCGGCCGCCTAA
- a CDS encoding redoxin domain-containing protein: MPDSTHSPNAGNSPDPGDIGSEAPTFSLSSLDGQRIDLERICQSQNVLLWFSRGFQCNFCRSHMMEFIGGYDQVKQVGAELIQVAPNLSSSAQRFFGSDIPPFPFVCDPDKRLYAVYGLGDRGALDAAKNAVVTLATSIKTGEIGTTARGVYLDVANRNFFRRLHHHAATAVEHGLFLIDRGRIIQHKTVVGPIDPIPQIEEMMSIIRERCLA, translated from the coding sequence ATGCCCGACTCCACTCACTCTCCGAACGCCGGCAACAGCCCCGATCCTGGGGACATCGGTTCAGAGGCCCCGACCTTCTCCCTCTCCAGTTTGGATGGGCAGCGGATCGATCTCGAAAGAATTTGCCAAAGCCAGAATGTCCTCCTCTGGTTTTCCCGAGGCTTTCAGTGCAATTTTTGCCGCAGCCACATGATGGAGTTCATCGGGGGATACGATCAGGTAAAGCAGGTCGGAGCTGAATTGATTCAAGTTGCCCCCAATCTCTCTTCCTCCGCCCAACGCTTCTTCGGATCGGACATCCCCCCGTTTCCCTTTGTCTGCGACCCTGACAAGCGACTCTACGCTGTTTATGGGCTCGGGGATCGGGGAGCTCTCGACGCCGCCAAAAACGCAGTAGTGACCCTCGCCACTTCCATAAAAACCGGCGAGATTGGAACCACCGCCCGAGGCGTCTATCTCGACGTCGCCAATCGGAATTTCTTCCGGCGACTTCACCACCACGCAGCTACTGCTGTTGAGCACGGGCTATTCCTCATCGATCGAGGACGCATCATTCAACACAAAACCGTCGTCGGCCCGATTGATCCCATTCCCCAGATCGAAGAGATGATGTCCATCATTCGCGAACGCTGCCTGGCATGA
- a CDS encoding FAD-binding and (Fe-S)-binding domain-containing protein, protein MTVSPSVEGLGTLAQQLEGEFHTGEFIRRIYSTDASAYQEMPLAVAIPRSEDDLIEIIRYAHEQGVGIIPRTAGTSLAGQVVGHGIVVDVSRHFTDILEINGEEGWVRCQPGVIRNELNDALRPHGILFGPETSTQNRAMIGGMLGNNSCGSNSIKYGSTRDHVLEVTALLSDGSKVVFGSLTPDEFAAKCDGPETLETRIYREIRDLLGDTANQEEIRKNFPHPDIPRRNTGYALDLLMDAGCFDPNSEKLFHFGKLIAGSEGTLCFVLEVKLHCDPLPPKVDGLLCAQFATVDEALRATQLAIRHECFACELIDHYILECTERSIEHRENRFFIESKPGAVLVTEFRKDSQEQVLEVTKKLEAEMREAGLGYAYPVLFGEDTVKIWNLRKAGLGLLSNMPGDAKPVPVVEDTCVRVEDLPEYIAEFNRRLKERFGLGCVHYAHAGSGEIHLRPIIDLKTEDGNRMFREVAQTVAELVREYRGSLSGEHGDGRLRGEFLETMIGAKNYALVQAVKKSWDPKGIFNPNKIVGTPPMNSSLRFKPGQVTKEPATIFDWSETKGMLGAAEMCNGSGDCRKTQLAGGTMCPSYMASREEKDTTRARANTLRNALTGGPKEARKSVFDNPDVKEVLDLCLSCKGCKKECPSTVDMAKLKAEFMQHYYEINGVPLRSKMIASFARSQKLAAKAPWAWNLLFGTSWIRRILNPMVGFHPDRTIPLLPKHTFSFWFKKHELHANAGKVGKVWFFNDEFTNFNDVHVGIKAVELLERLGYAVELPEHGESGRTWLSKGLVHEAKKLINGNLRALQGKVTAEQPMVGVEPSGILTFRDEALDLAEADLKETAREMAPHCMMMETFLASEAAAGRIHSDSFTDRHQAIKLHGHCFQKALVGTSGSVEALRLPQNYSVEVIPSGCCGMAGSFGYEKEHYELSQKVGNLVLFPTVRNTPEETVIAAPGTSCRHQIHDGTGRTALHPVEILHAALKD, encoded by the coding sequence ATGACAGTTTCCCCCTCGGTCGAAGGACTTGGAACATTGGCCCAGCAACTCGAAGGCGAATTCCACACAGGCGAATTCATACGTCGGATCTATTCCACTGACGCTTCCGCCTATCAGGAAATGCCGCTCGCCGTGGCGATACCGCGGTCAGAAGACGATCTGATCGAAATTATTCGCTACGCTCATGAGCAAGGGGTAGGAATCATCCCCCGCACAGCCGGAACCTCATTGGCAGGACAGGTAGTGGGTCACGGCATTGTCGTCGACGTATCCCGACATTTCACAGACATCCTAGAGATCAACGGAGAGGAAGGCTGGGTGCGCTGCCAACCGGGCGTCATCCGCAACGAACTCAACGACGCCCTCCGCCCACACGGCATTCTCTTCGGCCCGGAAACCTCGACCCAGAACCGCGCCATGATCGGAGGAATGCTCGGGAACAATTCCTGTGGATCCAACTCGATTAAATATGGCAGCACCCGAGACCACGTTCTGGAAGTAACTGCCCTTCTCTCCGACGGATCCAAAGTAGTGTTTGGATCTCTCACTCCGGATGAGTTTGCGGCCAAATGCGATGGTCCCGAAACTCTGGAGACTCGGATATACCGAGAGATCCGGGACCTTCTTGGCGACACCGCAAACCAAGAAGAGATTCGCAAGAACTTCCCCCATCCAGACATTCCCCGGCGAAATACCGGGTATGCCCTCGATTTGCTGATGGATGCGGGGTGCTTCGATCCAAATTCCGAAAAACTCTTTCATTTCGGCAAGTTGATTGCCGGAAGCGAGGGAACACTCTGTTTCGTTCTTGAGGTAAAGCTCCACTGCGATCCCTTACCGCCGAAGGTGGACGGACTTCTCTGTGCCCAATTTGCCACCGTTGACGAAGCCCTCCGGGCGACGCAACTGGCCATCCGCCACGAGTGCTTCGCCTGCGAGCTCATCGACCACTATATCCTCGAGTGCACCGAGAGGAGCATCGAGCACAGGGAAAATCGCTTTTTCATCGAGAGCAAACCGGGTGCAGTTCTGGTCACTGAGTTTCGGAAGGACAGCCAAGAACAGGTTCTGGAAGTCACGAAAAAATTGGAGGCGGAAATGCGGGAAGCCGGGCTCGGCTATGCCTACCCAGTTCTCTTCGGCGAAGACACCGTAAAGATCTGGAATCTTCGCAAGGCGGGCCTCGGACTGCTTTCGAACATGCCCGGAGACGCCAAGCCGGTGCCCGTCGTCGAAGATACCTGCGTACGTGTCGAGGATCTGCCTGAGTACATCGCCGAGTTTAACCGTCGGCTCAAAGAACGCTTTGGCCTGGGCTGCGTTCACTACGCCCATGCCGGATCGGGAGAGATCCACCTCCGCCCGATCATTGACCTGAAGACCGAGGACGGAAATCGAATGTTCCGCGAAGTCGCCCAGACGGTTGCCGAACTCGTGCGCGAATACCGCGGCTCCCTCTCCGGCGAACATGGTGACGGTCGGCTGCGGGGAGAATTCCTCGAAACAATGATCGGTGCAAAGAACTACGCGCTGGTACAAGCCGTAAAAAAGAGCTGGGATCCAAAAGGAATCTTCAATCCAAACAAGATCGTCGGAACGCCTCCGATGAACAGCTCTCTCCGGTTTAAGCCGGGACAGGTCACAAAAGAGCCAGCGACGATCTTTGATTGGTCGGAGACAAAGGGCATGCTGGGTGCCGCCGAAATGTGCAATGGTTCCGGCGACTGTCGCAAAACTCAACTAGCCGGAGGCACCATGTGCCCAAGTTATATGGCTAGCCGCGAAGAGAAGGATACGACCCGAGCCCGCGCCAATACCCTGCGTAACGCTCTCACTGGAGGCCCGAAGGAGGCCCGGAAAAGCGTCTTTGACAATCCCGATGTAAAAGAGGTCCTAGACCTCTGCCTCTCCTGTAAAGGCTGCAAAAAGGAGTGCCCTTCCACAGTGGACATGGCGAAACTCAAAGCCGAGTTCATGCAGCATTATTACGAGATCAACGGAGTTCCCCTGCGATCCAAGATGATTGCCTCCTTTGCCCGTTCTCAAAAGCTTGCCGCCAAAGCCCCTTGGGCCTGGAACCTGTTGTTCGGGACTTCTTGGATTCGCCGAATTCTCAACCCGATGGTGGGATTTCATCCTGACCGCACAATTCCACTCCTCCCGAAGCACACCTTTTCTTTTTGGTTCAAAAAGCATGAACTGCACGCCAACGCGGGCAAGGTCGGCAAGGTCTGGTTCTTCAACGACGAGTTCACGAACTTTAACGACGTCCATGTCGGCATCAAGGCCGTTGAACTGCTGGAGCGATTGGGTTACGCAGTGGAATTGCCAGAACACGGAGAGAGCGGACGCACCTGGCTCTCAAAAGGCTTGGTCCACGAAGCCAAGAAGCTGATCAATGGGAACCTGCGGGCGCTGCAGGGTAAAGTCACGGCCGAGCAACCGATGGTCGGCGTGGAACCCTCCGGCATCCTTACCTTCCGCGACGAGGCCCTGGATCTCGCCGAAGCGGACCTCAAGGAGACCGCTCGCGAAATGGCTCCTCATTGCATGATGATGGAAACCTTCCTAGCCAGTGAAGCCGCCGCTGGGCGGATCCATAGCGATTCGTTTACCGACCGCCACCAAGCCATCAAGCTTCATGGCCACTGCTTTCAGAAGGCTCTGGTCGGGACATCCGGCAGCGTCGAAGCTCTCCGGCTTCCGCAAAACTATTCCGTCGAGGTCATTCCCAGCGGCTGTTGCGGTATGGCGGGATCCTTCGGGTATGAGAAGGAGCATTACGAACTCTCCCAAAAGGTCGGCAATCTCGTTCTCTTCCCGACCGTCCGCAATACCCCGGAGGAAACGGTGATCGCCGCTCCGGGAACTTCCTGCCGACACCAAATCCACGACGGCACTGGACGCACCGCTTTGCATCCTGTGGAGATCCTCCACGCAGCTCTCAAGGATTAA
- the elbB gene encoding isoprenoid biosynthesis glyoxalase ElbB encodes MKKVAVLLSGSGVYDGSEIYEATFTLLALEEAGVDVTCCAPDIPQMHVINHVTGDVAEGESRSVLVEAARLARGEVTDLAKLSEAEFDALILPGGFGAAKNLCDFAVKGPDCQVEPQVAGVVEAFHAAGKPIGLMCIAPAIGAALFGGKGIRLTIGNDADTASGLQALGAEHVDCPVDEIVVDENNKVVTTPAYMLGPKMADVKAGIDKLVAKVLEMA; translated from the coding sequence ATGAAAAAAGTAGCAGTCCTTCTCTCTGGCAGTGGGGTTTATGACGGTAGTGAAATCTACGAGGCGACATTTACTCTGCTGGCGTTGGAAGAGGCCGGGGTGGACGTGACCTGTTGCGCTCCGGATATACCGCAGATGCACGTCATCAATCATGTCACGGGCGATGTTGCGGAAGGCGAGTCGCGCTCTGTGCTTGTCGAGGCGGCTCGGCTGGCTCGCGGAGAGGTGACAGATTTGGCCAAATTGAGTGAGGCGGAGTTTGACGCCCTGATTCTTCCTGGAGGATTTGGGGCCGCCAAGAATCTTTGCGATTTTGCAGTGAAGGGCCCCGACTGTCAGGTCGAGCCGCAGGTTGCGGGGGTCGTTGAAGCGTTCCACGCCGCTGGTAAACCGATCGGGCTCATGTGTATTGCACCCGCGATCGGGGCGGCTCTTTTCGGAGGCAAGGGCATTCGGCTCACGATCGGAAACGACGCCGATACCGCCAGCGGGCTTCAAGCGTTGGGTGCCGAGCATGTCGATTGCCCGGTGGACGAGATTGTCGTGGATGAGAACAACAAGGTAGTCACGACTCCCGCCTATATGCTCGGGCCGAAGATGGCCGATGTGAAAGCGGGCATTGATAAGCTCGTGGCCAAAGTTTTGGAAATGGCCTGA
- the trmD gene encoding tRNA (guanosine(37)-N1)-methyltransferase TrmD, giving the protein MRFDVLTLFPAMLEGFLAESMVGKSIQRGIVEAAVHNLRDWTTDKHQITDDRPFGGGAGMVMKPEPIFSAIEELRSEQSTVIYLAPDGEQLSHSLVMELAAKPHLILLSGHYEGIDERVRENLIDREISIGDYVLTNGTLPAAVLIDAVARQLPGVLGEAQSLEQDSFSDGLLGLPQYTRPAEFRGMKIPEVLLSGNHAKIEAWRQEQRRARTAKRRPDLL; this is encoded by the coding sequence ATGCGCTTCGATGTTTTGACCCTTTTCCCGGCCATGCTGGAAGGTTTTTTGGCCGAGAGTATGGTCGGGAAATCCATCCAGCGAGGTATCGTGGAGGCCGCTGTCCACAATCTGCGTGATTGGACCACGGACAAGCACCAGATAACCGATGACCGCCCCTTCGGGGGAGGTGCAGGAATGGTCATGAAGCCGGAACCGATTTTCTCGGCCATTGAGGAGCTTCGGAGTGAGCAGAGCACCGTCATTTATCTCGCCCCGGATGGAGAACAACTCAGTCACTCTCTGGTCATGGAACTGGCGGCCAAGCCGCATTTGATCCTCCTGAGTGGCCACTATGAGGGGATCGACGAGCGGGTGCGGGAGAATCTCATCGATCGGGAGATCAGTATTGGCGACTACGTTCTCACCAATGGAACTCTGCCAGCCGCAGTTTTGATTGACGCAGTGGCCCGGCAACTCCCCGGAGTCCTGGGGGAGGCCCAATCGCTGGAGCAGGATAGCTTCTCGGACGGATTGTTGGGGCTTCCACAATACACCCGTCCCGCCGAATTTCGCGGGATGAAGATTCCGGAAGTTTTGCTTTCCGGCAATCACGCCAAGATCGAGGCTTGGCGGCAAGAGCAGCGAAGAGCGCGGACGGCGAAGCGACGGCCGGATTTGTTGTAG
- the hemE gene encoding uroporphyrinogen decarboxylase, whose product MTTSRKRFLDALACRNLDRPPVWLMRQAGRYLPEYRALKEESDFRTMVRTPELATEVTLQPLKRFPQLDAAILFSDILVIPEALGVDYRFRDEGGIELERTIRSEIEVDSLTPEGAAERLEYVGEALQMLKKELGEEKTLLGFCGAPWTLALYLVEGGSPGEGRNLREMLYRDPHSARLLLKGITTACTDYVRLQCASGADAIQLFDSWAALCPSEFYEEWCLDPIRKIKEACDKPMILFSRGAANRLTDQVTVGTEAIAIDWATSLSQARATIGPNIAIQGNLDPILLETDPEYVRAAAANILENRKGDPGFIFNGGHGLSPKTRIDCVQALLDTIAP is encoded by the coding sequence ATGACCACTTCAAGGAAACGTTTTCTCGACGCACTCGCCTGTCGCAATCTCGACCGCCCCCCCGTCTGGCTCATGAGACAGGCTGGACGCTATCTTCCCGAATACCGTGCGTTGAAAGAAGAGAGCGATTTTCGGACGATGGTCCGCACACCCGAATTGGCGACAGAGGTGACTCTGCAACCGCTCAAGCGTTTCCCCCAGCTCGACGCGGCCATTCTCTTCAGTGACATTCTTGTCATCCCCGAAGCCCTCGGGGTTGATTATCGTTTTCGCGATGAAGGCGGAATCGAACTGGAGCGGACGATCCGTTCTGAAATCGAGGTGGATTCACTGACTCCCGAAGGAGCCGCCGAACGTCTCGAATATGTCGGGGAGGCTCTACAAATGCTGAAAAAAGAGCTGGGCGAAGAGAAAACCCTTCTCGGATTCTGCGGAGCGCCCTGGACACTCGCGCTCTACCTCGTCGAAGGTGGATCTCCCGGCGAAGGCCGCAACTTGCGCGAAATGCTCTACCGCGACCCGCACAGTGCCCGCCTCCTCTTGAAAGGCATTACCACCGCTTGTACCGACTACGTCCGACTGCAATGCGCCTCCGGGGCGGATGCAATTCAACTATTCGATTCCTGGGCAGCACTTTGTCCCAGCGAGTTTTACGAAGAATGGTGTCTGGATCCCATCCGTAAGATCAAGGAAGCCTGCGACAAGCCGATGATCCTTTTCTCACGAGGCGCGGCCAACCGCCTCACGGATCAAGTGACGGTCGGGACCGAAGCCATCGCGATCGACTGGGCTACCTCCCTCTCCCAAGCCCGAGCCACTATCGGACCCAACATCGCCATCCAGGGAAATCTCGACCCGATTCTTCTCGAAACAGATCCCGAATATGTCCGGGCGGCCGCTGCCAATATTCTCGAAAACCGCAAAGGCGATCCCGGCTTCATCTTCAATGGCGGCCACGGCCTCAGCCCGAAGACCCGGATAGACTGCGTCCAAGCCCTTCTCGATACCATCGCTCCGTAG
- the hemF gene encoding oxygen-dependent coproporphyrinogen oxidase, with the protein MQSAQPDPDQVQAAFQKLQDDLCREIENREGSDILREDSWERPGGGGGISRAVEGGKILSKGGVNFSRVSGDALPAPASARRPEFAGRPFEAMGVSVVLHPQNPYAPTAHMNVRAFFVLPALEEQSIQWWFGGGFDLTPCYGFDEDAVEWHQAAHDICEQAKPGLYRSFKRECDEYFYLPHRDECRGIGGIFYDDFSELGFERTFAFSLEVGNGFRESFFRILDRRASTPFGEREKQFQRLRRGRYVEFNLLHDRGTKFGLASGGRTESILMSLPAEANWSYNWTPEPGSPEEQLTERYLRPRDWLAPTHPLENNEQSS; encoded by the coding sequence ATCCAAAGCGCACAGCCCGATCCGGACCAGGTCCAAGCCGCTTTTCAAAAGCTCCAAGATGACCTATGTCGGGAGATCGAGAACCGGGAAGGATCGGATATCCTTCGTGAGGATTCCTGGGAACGCCCCGGCGGCGGAGGTGGAATCTCAAGGGCCGTAGAAGGCGGCAAAATCCTCTCAAAGGGAGGCGTAAACTTTTCCCGCGTCAGCGGCGACGCCCTACCCGCTCCTGCCTCTGCTCGCCGACCCGAATTTGCCGGGCGACCGTTCGAGGCGATGGGAGTCTCCGTAGTCTTGCATCCGCAGAACCCCTACGCACCGACCGCTCACATGAACGTCCGCGCGTTCTTCGTCCTCCCGGCTCTGGAAGAGCAATCGATCCAGTGGTGGTTTGGCGGCGGTTTCGACCTGACACCCTGCTATGGTTTTGACGAGGATGCAGTGGAATGGCACCAGGCGGCCCATGACATCTGTGAGCAAGCCAAGCCTGGCCTCTACCGATCCTTCAAGCGGGAGTGCGATGAGTATTTCTATCTTCCCCACCGCGACGAGTGCCGAGGGATCGGAGGTATTTTCTACGACGATTTTTCAGAATTGGGATTTGAGCGCACCTTTGCCTTCTCGCTTGAGGTCGGAAACGGATTCCGCGAGTCCTTCTTTCGTATTCTGGATCGGCGTGCATCCACTCCGTTCGGCGAAAGAGAGAAACAATTTCAGCGCCTCCGGCGGGGCCGCTACGTAGAATTCAATCTACTCCATGACCGCGGCACAAAGTTCGGGCTCGCCTCAGGAGGACGCACGGAATCGATCCTCATGTCGCTTCCCGCCGAAGCCAATTGGTCCTACAATTGGACGCCCGAACCCGGTTCCCCAGAAGAACAATTGACCGAGCGATATCTACGACCACGGGACTGGCTCGCGCCGACCCATCCTCTCGAAAACAACGAGCAATCTTCATGA